Proteins from a single region of Bogoriella caseilytica:
- a CDS encoding GH1 family beta-glucosidase translates to MSEAHKSRALPAGFVLGSATASYQIEGAATEGGRGPSIWDTFSHTPGKTLGGDTGDVACNHYHRLEEDLDLMAELGLDAYRFSIAWPRIQPTGTGPANKNGLDFYDRLIDGLLERNISPVATLYHWDLPQTLEDAGGWPARSTAEAFGDYAEILGKHFGDRVDTWTSLNEPWCSAYLGYASGAHAPGRTEPAASLAAVHHLNLAHGLALQALRATSTGDPKYSITLNLHVFRGEGENSAEAVRKVDGVANRVFLQPLLDGSYPVDVIADTATLTDWSFVQPGDAEIIKQPLDVLGVNYYSTAKVAHWDGTTPRQMNDGHKDVGHSPWPGCHDVEFLPSEGPYTEMGWNIEPAGLTELLLRLHREYPDVPLMITENGAAFADEVVKDSETPTGYAVHDEKRIDYVNRHIRAALDARDQGADLRGYFVWSLMDNFEWGYGYSKRFGIIRVDYPTGTRIPKDSYHWYRELTHTRELG, encoded by the coding sequence ATGAGTGAAGCGCATAAGTCCAGGGCTTTGCCCGCGGGGTTCGTCCTGGGTTCGGCCACGGCGTCGTACCAGATCGAGGGTGCGGCCACCGAGGGCGGGCGTGGCCCGTCGATCTGGGACACCTTCTCCCACACCCCGGGCAAGACTCTGGGTGGCGACACCGGTGACGTCGCCTGCAACCACTACCACCGGCTCGAGGAAGACCTCGACCTCATGGCCGAGCTGGGCCTGGACGCCTACCGCTTCTCCATCGCTTGGCCCCGCATCCAGCCCACCGGCACCGGCCCGGCGAACAAGAACGGTCTCGATTTCTACGACCGCCTCATCGACGGCCTGCTGGAGCGGAACATCTCGCCCGTGGCCACGCTCTACCACTGGGATCTGCCGCAGACCTTGGAGGACGCCGGCGGCTGGCCGGCGCGCTCGACCGCCGAGGCCTTCGGTGACTACGCCGAGATCCTCGGCAAGCACTTCGGTGACCGCGTGGACACCTGGACCAGCCTGAACGAGCCGTGGTGCTCGGCCTACCTGGGTTACGCCTCCGGGGCGCACGCCCCCGGCCGCACCGAGCCGGCCGCCTCCCTGGCGGCCGTCCACCACCTCAACCTCGCCCACGGCCTGGCCCTGCAGGCCCTGCGCGCGACGTCGACCGGTGACCCGAAGTACTCCATCACCTTGAACCTGCACGTCTTCCGCGGCGAGGGCGAGAACAGCGCGGAGGCGGTGCGCAAGGTGGACGGCGTCGCCAACCGGGTGTTCCTGCAGCCCTTGCTGGACGGCAGCTACCCAGTGGACGTCATCGCCGACACTGCCACGTTGACCGACTGGTCCTTCGTGCAGCCCGGCGACGCGGAGATCATCAAGCAGCCCTTGGACGTGCTCGGCGTGAACTACTACTCCACGGCGAAGGTCGCCCACTGGGACGGCACCACGCCGCGCCAGATGAACGACGGGCACAAGGACGTCGGCCACAGCCCCTGGCCGGGCTGCCACGACGTCGAGTTCCTGCCCTCGGAGGGCCCGTACACCGAGATGGGCTGGAACATCGAGCCCGCGGGGTTGACCGAGCTGTTGCTGCGGCTGCACCGCGAGTACCCGGATGTGCCGCTGATGATCACCGAGAACGGCGCAGCCTTTGCCGACGAGGTGGTGAAGGACTCCGAGACTCCCACTGGCTACGCGGTGCACGACGAGAAGCGCATCGACTACGTCAACCGCCACATCCGCGCCGCGCTGGACGCCCGCGACCAGGGCGCCGACCTGCGCGGGTACTTCGTGTGGTCGCTGATGGACAACTTCGAGTGGGGTTACGGCTACTCCAAGCGCTTCGGCATCATCCGCGTGGACTACCCCACCGGTACGCGCATCCCCAAGGACAGC
- a CDS encoding carbohydrate ABC transporter permease, translating into MGAPTVNRIPTRRRTEHTGGERPPIAARLLAWGVMLLVAFYFLVPVYWLIVASTKSTGDLFSTPGFWFAEFHLWQNVVDLTQRDGGIFWRWMLNSLIYSGLGSVLMTFISVISGYALAMYRFRGRTVVLAAVVGSMLVPQTVLAQPTYTLLVNMGLNNTMLGVLLPSLVYPFGVMLGYIYAQASIPRELLEAARVDGASEWRAFFSIALRLLTPGSVTILLFAFIGSWNNFMLPLLVLRDPSLQPVTVGLSGWSQAAITVPGLQTLVIIGALISIVPIIVVFVSLQRYWRSGLAAGSLKL; encoded by the coding sequence ATGGGCGCTCCGACAGTGAACCGCATCCCTACGCGTCGCCGCACTGAGCACACCGGCGGTGAAAGGCCCCCGATCGCCGCGCGCCTGCTGGCCTGGGGCGTGATGCTCCTGGTGGCCTTCTACTTCCTCGTGCCCGTCTACTGGCTGATCGTGGCCTCGACGAAGTCCACCGGCGATCTCTTCTCCACGCCAGGTTTCTGGTTCGCCGAGTTCCACCTGTGGCAGAACGTCGTCGACCTCACCCAGCGTGACGGCGGGATCTTCTGGCGCTGGATGCTGAACTCCCTGATCTACTCGGGGCTCGGCTCGGTGCTGATGACCTTCATCAGCGTGATCTCGGGATACGCGCTGGCCATGTACCGCTTCCGTGGCCGCACCGTGGTGCTCGCCGCCGTGGTGGGCAGCATGCTGGTGCCCCAGACCGTGCTCGCCCAGCCCACGTACACGCTGCTGGTGAACATGGGCCTGAACAACACCATGCTCGGGGTGCTGCTGCCCTCCCTGGTGTATCCCTTCGGCGTGATGCTCGGCTACATCTACGCCCAGGCCTCGATCCCCCGCGAACTGCTCGAGGCGGCCCGAGTCGACGGCGCCAGCGAGTGGCGGGCGTTCTTCTCCATCGCCCTGCGGTTGCTCACCCCGGGTTCGGTGACAATCCTGCTCTTCGCCTTCATCGGCTCCTGGAACAACTTCATGCTGCCGCTGCTGGTGTTGCGGGATCCCAGTCTGCAGCCTGTCACCGTGGGGCTGTCCGGGTGGAGCCAGGCCGCGATCACGGTGCCCGGCCTGCAGACCTTGGTGATCATCGGTGCGTTGATCTCGATCGTGCCGATCATCGTGGTCTTCGTGAGCCTCCAGCGCTACTGGCGTTCTGGCCTGGCTGCGGGAAGCCTGAAACTGTAG
- a CDS encoding glycosyl hydrolase family 95 catalytic domain-containing protein, whose protein sequence is MVRTLTWTRPARNWLDGLPLGNGRTGAMVLASAGELRLQLNDGTAWSGSPASEHRRGVITEAEAQSAREQARALLARGEPAAAERALQPLQNHYSQAYLPFADLRIRQRGAGSEVRRSLDLHEAVHTAHLGDVCHETFISAAEQVLVHQVRSERSVDLGLAFSSPLHVSESREDAEELCLLLTLPADVAPSHEPNEPPLRWQAAGVDPLQGAVLARMRHDGEAHRGADGGIELIGVTEVDLVLATETTFTALGRPPEGTAEHAATRARARVTAAQARGPEQMRREHVRTQRALHGGTELRLSESVELVDPDRLEGAPHQDPALVEALFDYGRYLLTASSRPGGLPATLQGLWNEQMQPPWSSAYTLNINVEMNYWAAGPLGLLETAEPLLALTEALARNGQDTARRLYGAGGWTAHHNSDAWAFTSPTGGDASWSHWPMGGAWLTCELGRLLDFGDPGHHWADRLWPLATGAARFVLDLLEEHDGHLVTFPSTSPENRYLTVEGPAALTVGSAMDRALATELFELLGRLAAQLGHQDEPLVAEAAHAAARIRPPVVTADGTIQEWHEDLTAEDRQHRHLSHLAFVYPGVDALTDTGLAAAVRATLDERGDDSTGWSLAWKLALRARLGDGARFGELLRYLFRPVIESAQHAGGLYPNLFAAHPPFQIDANLGFPAAVCEAMLQSHRGEIHLLPALPPVMATGSVRGLVARPGLNVDIDWRDGVPVTVRLTTRETRAAGPHILRFGPTRQRVEVPEAGTLTHHWEAPDDTDTERLTT, encoded by the coding sequence ATGGTTCGCACACTCACATGGACGCGCCCTGCGCGGAACTGGCTCGACGGCCTCCCCCTGGGCAATGGACGCACCGGCGCCATGGTGCTCGCTTCGGCCGGGGAGCTGCGGCTGCAGCTCAACGACGGCACCGCGTGGTCGGGCTCGCCGGCGAGCGAGCACCGCCGCGGGGTGATCACCGAGGCCGAGGCACAGTCGGCACGGGAGCAGGCCCGCGCCCTGCTGGCACGCGGGGAGCCCGCCGCTGCCGAGCGGGCCCTGCAGCCGCTGCAGAACCACTACTCCCAGGCCTACCTGCCCTTCGCTGATCTCCGGATCCGTCAGCGCGGTGCCGGAAGCGAGGTGCGCCGCTCCCTCGACCTGCACGAAGCGGTCCACACCGCACACCTGGGCGATGTGTGCCACGAGACCTTCATCAGCGCCGCCGAGCAGGTGCTGGTGCATCAGGTGCGTTCCGAGCGATCGGTGGATCTGGGCCTCGCGTTCAGCTCGCCATTGCACGTGAGCGAGAGCCGGGAGGATGCCGAGGAGCTGTGCCTGTTGCTCACCTTGCCTGCAGACGTCGCCCCCAGTCACGAACCGAATGAACCGCCGCTGCGCTGGCAGGCCGCAGGCGTCGACCCGCTCCAGGGCGCGGTGCTCGCCCGGATGCGGCATGACGGCGAGGCGCACCGTGGCGCAGACGGCGGCATCGAGCTGATCGGCGTCACCGAGGTGGACCTGGTGCTCGCCACCGAGACCACCTTCACCGCCCTGGGGCGCCCACCCGAGGGCACCGCTGAGCACGCGGCCACCCGGGCGAGGGCTCGCGTCACCGCCGCGCAGGCGCGCGGACCCGAGCAGATGCGCCGCGAGCACGTGCGCACTCAGCGCGCTCTCCATGGCGGCACCGAGCTGAGGCTCAGCGAGAGCGTGGAGCTGGTCGACCCCGACCGGCTCGAGGGCGCACCCCATCAGGATCCCGCGCTGGTCGAAGCGCTCTTCGACTACGGCCGCTACCTGCTGACCGCCTCTTCCCGGCCGGGCGGGCTGCCCGCCACGCTGCAGGGCCTGTGGAACGAGCAGATGCAGCCGCCGTGGTCGAGCGCCTACACGCTGAACATCAACGTCGAGATGAACTACTGGGCAGCCGGCCCCCTCGGTCTGCTGGAGACCGCCGAGCCGCTGCTGGCCCTCACCGAGGCTCTGGCCCGGAACGGGCAGGACACCGCACGCCGGCTCTACGGTGCCGGAGGGTGGACCGCCCACCACAACAGCGACGCCTGGGCCTTCACCTCACCCACCGGCGGGGATGCCTCCTGGTCCCACTGGCCGATGGGGGGCGCCTGGCTGACCTGCGAACTGGGCCGGCTGCTCGACTTCGGCGATCCGGGCCACCACTGGGCCGATCGGCTCTGGCCGCTGGCCACCGGCGCGGCGCGCTTCGTGCTCGATCTGCTCGAGGAACACGACGGGCACCTGGTGACCTTCCCCTCCACCTCCCCGGAGAACCGCTACCTCACCGTCGAGGGCCCTGCGGCCCTGACCGTGGGCAGCGCCATGGACCGCGCGCTGGCCACGGAGCTCTTCGAGCTCCTGGGCCGCCTGGCCGCACAGCTCGGCCACCAGGACGAGCCGCTGGTGGCCGAGGCCGCCCATGCCGCGGCGCGCATCCGGCCGCCGGTCGTGACCGCGGACGGCACCATTCAGGAATGGCACGAGGACCTCACGGCCGAGGACCGGCAGCACCGCCACCTCTCCCACCTCGCCTTCGTCTACCCCGGCGTGGATGCGCTGACAGACACCGGCCTGGCCGCGGCGGTGCGGGCCACGCTGGACGAGCGCGGCGATGACTCCACGGGCTGGTCGCTGGCCTGGAAGCTGGCGCTCCGTGCCCGGCTGGGCGACGGCGCGCGTTTCGGTGAGCTGCTGCGGTACCTCTTCCGGCCGGTCATCGAGAGCGCCCAGCACGCCGGCGGCCTGTACCCGAACCTCTTCGCGGCACACCCGCCCTTCCAGATCGACGCGAACCTCGGATTCCCCGCTGCCGTCTGCGAAGCGATGTTGCAGAGCCACCGCGGCGAGATCCACCTGCTCCCCGCCCTGCCGCCGGTGATGGCCACCGGCTCCGTCCGCGGCCTGGTGGCCCGGCCGGGCCTCAACGTCGACATCGACTGGCGCGACGGCGTCCCGGTGACGGTGCGGCTCACCACCCGCGAAACCCGGGCCGCCGGCCCCCACATCCTGCGATTCGGCCCCACCCGGCAGCGGGTGGAGGTGCCCGAGGCGGGCACGCTCACCCACCACTGGGAAGCGCCTGACGACACCGATACAGAACGGTTGACCACATGA
- a CDS encoding ABC transporter substrate-binding protein: MKRSIKNLTTALAAGAGVALALAACSSGPTADDPVTLEFWGWVPGLEEAVAQWNEENPEIQVDFFRMTGDDGDTIPASIDAGTAPDIVQMSVHSIPGHVVNNRLIDIAEHAEDWGDRFTESTWASVSFDGGIYAIPQDSGPSGMMYRQDIFDEHGIEVPTTWEEYLEAARTLKEADPDLHIAQFSPNETGHWLQTVWQNSGTWNGIEDDAWTVNVADQQSQDVAELWQTLLDEDLFLTVEMWTPEFWAEVNDGRIATINYAAWFPVLLEESAESTSGNWRVAPTPNFEGQDSAGDTGGSVNVVPTGTEDVEHAVAFIEWLNTSEDGLDHLISNGGIFPAAVDGLEHPALLTEREFFGGQVINEVFADAAVKVPATWVDGPTYDLIQDRLKDQFARVANGDQTFSEALDTVHDQAVADLRDMGLSVAE, from the coding sequence ATGAAGCGCAGTATCAAGAACCTGACCACCGCCCTGGCGGCTGGAGCCGGGGTCGCATTGGCCCTGGCCGCCTGCAGCTCCGGCCCCACCGCAGACGACCCGGTCACTCTGGAGTTCTGGGGATGGGTGCCCGGCCTGGAGGAGGCCGTGGCCCAGTGGAACGAGGAGAACCCCGAGATCCAAGTCGACTTCTTCCGCATGACCGGCGATGACGGTGACACCATCCCGGCCTCCATCGACGCCGGAACTGCCCCGGACATCGTGCAGATGTCCGTGCACTCCATCCCCGGTCACGTGGTGAACAACCGCCTCATCGACATTGCCGAGCATGCCGAGGACTGGGGTGACCGCTTCACCGAGAGCACCTGGGCCTCGGTGAGCTTCGACGGCGGCATCTACGCGATCCCCCAAGACTCCGGCCCCTCGGGAATGATGTACCGGCAGGACATCTTCGACGAGCACGGCATCGAGGTGCCCACCACGTGGGAGGAGTACCTGGAGGCCGCCCGTACTCTCAAGGAAGCCGACCCCGACCTGCACATCGCGCAGTTCTCGCCGAACGAGACCGGTCACTGGTTGCAGACCGTGTGGCAGAACAGCGGCACGTGGAACGGCATCGAGGACGACGCCTGGACCGTGAACGTGGCTGACCAGCAAAGCCAGGACGTCGCCGAGCTGTGGCAGACCCTCCTGGACGAGGACCTGTTCCTCACCGTGGAGATGTGGACCCCGGAGTTCTGGGCCGAGGTGAACGACGGCCGCATCGCGACCATCAACTACGCCGCCTGGTTTCCGGTGCTGCTGGAGGAGAGCGCCGAGTCCACGTCCGGCAACTGGCGCGTGGCCCCGACCCCGAACTTCGAAGGTCAGGACTCCGCCGGCGATACCGGCGGCAGCGTGAACGTCGTCCCCACCGGCACCGAGGATGTGGAGCATGCGGTCGCCTTCATCGAGTGGCTGAACACCAGCGAAGACGGCCTCGACCATCTGATCAGCAACGGTGGCATCTTCCCGGCCGCCGTCGACGGGCTGGAGCACCCCGCTCTGCTCACCGAGCGGGAGTTCTTCGGCGGGCAGGTCATCAACGAGGTCTTCGCCGACGCCGCCGTGAAGGTGCCGGCGACCTGGGTGGACGGCCCCACCTACGACCTGATCCAGGACCGTCTGAAGGACCAGTTCGCGCGCGTGGCCAACGGTGACCAGACCTTCTCCGAAGCACTGGATACCGTGCACGACCAGGCGGTCGCCGATCTGCGAGACATGGGCTTGAGCGTCGCGGAATGA
- a CDS encoding carbohydrate ABC transporter permease yields the protein MSTATLPSARSRRRGIRGAGGGWAPYVFLTPFVVLFLVFLVAPIITALYTSLFTVERSGLGFGNENASIFVGLENYRRALSNQGFVASFGRVLLFGVVQVPIMLALATGLALLFDSAVVRWKRFFQLAVFIPYAVPTVVAALLWGFLYQPRVSPLVSGLEAIGLDIAFLAPGTVLWSIANVTTWSVTGVNMIIIFAALQTVPRDIYEAARIDGARELRVALQIKLPMVLPAIFLTLLFSIIGTLQLFNEPMTLRSITSNVTGDFTPNMAVFSTTTLGGNLNLGSAMAILLGLVTFALSILVSVLSNRRKGGS from the coding sequence ATGAGCACAGCGACTCTTCCCTCCGCCCGCTCCCGGCGCCGCGGCATCCGTGGCGCCGGGGGTGGCTGGGCGCCCTATGTCTTTCTCACGCCTTTCGTAGTGCTCTTCCTGGTCTTCCTCGTGGCACCCATCATCACCGCGCTCTACACCAGCCTGTTCACGGTGGAGCGCAGCGGTCTGGGCTTCGGCAACGAGAACGCCTCGATCTTCGTGGGCCTGGAGAACTACCGCCGCGCGTTGAGCAACCAGGGTTTCGTGGCATCCTTCGGCCGCGTGCTGCTGTTCGGCGTCGTGCAGGTGCCGATCATGCTGGCGCTGGCCACCGGCTTGGCTCTGCTCTTCGACTCCGCCGTGGTGCGATGGAAGCGGTTCTTCCAGCTCGCGGTCTTCATCCCCTATGCCGTGCCGACCGTGGTCGCGGCATTGCTGTGGGGCTTCCTCTACCAGCCGCGCGTCAGCCCGCTGGTCAGCGGACTGGAGGCGATCGGTCTCGACATCGCCTTCCTGGCCCCAGGCACCGTGCTGTGGTCCATCGCCAACGTGACGACCTGGTCGGTGACCGGCGTTAACATGATCATCATCTTCGCCGCCCTCCAGACGGTGCCGCGTGACATCTACGAGGCCGCGCGCATCGACGGCGCGCGCGAACTGCGGGTGGCGCTGCAGATCAAACTCCCGATGGTGCTGCCGGCGATCTTCCTGACGCTGCTGTTCTCCATCATCGGCACCCTGCAGCTCTTCAACGAGCCGATGACCTTGCGTTCGATCACCTCCAACGTGACCGGTGACTTCACGCCGAACATGGCGGTCTTCTCCACCACCACGCTGGGCGGGAATCTCAACCTCGGATCGGCCATGGCCATCCTGCTGGGCCTGGTCACCTTCGCGCTGTCGATCTTGGTCTCGGTGCTGTCCAACCGCAGGAAGGGAGGCTCCTGA
- the yicI gene encoding alpha-xylosidase — protein MKFTDGFWHTRPGVEAQYAAEAYDLTPERSAAGEQLVIHAPTAVIASRGNTLNRALLTVTLSSPLEGIVRVRVEHHQGARTSPGFDLVGAEEGHGRVHVDDEAGELVTGGLRARVTPGAPWNLTFLDGERELTRSGHKSIGYMRLGPQAPVPAEPTGVSGVTENGLAPARTYLHTQLGLDVGELVYGLGERFGPLVKNGQSVEVWNADGGTSSEQAYKNVPFYLTNRGYGVLVNHPEHVSFEVGSEAVEQVQFSVAGEALEYFVIQGPTPAEVLERYTRLTGRPARVPAWSYGLWLSTSFTTDYDEETVNRFIDGMLERDIPLGVFHFDCFWMREFDWSSFEWDPRTFPDPEGMLARLHDKGLHTSAWVNPYIAQRSPLFAEAAQAGYLVKRADGSVWQWDMWQAGMGLVDFTNPEATAWYQGKIRTLLRQGIDAVKTDFGERVPLDVVWHDGSDPAVMHNWYAQLYNQAVFEAIEAERGAGEAVLFARAATSGGQRLPVHWGGDNSSTFISMAESLRGGLSLSLSGFGFWSHDIGGFEGSPDPAVFKRWVAFGLLSSHSRLHGSKSYRVPWSFDRGDEAPGQSAVEVTRQFTHLKRELMPYLHQAGLAAHEHGTPVMRPMALAFPGDPATENLDRQYLLGPDLLVAPVFSAVGDVEYYLPHGGWTHLLTGERAEGGAWRRERHDFDSLPLWVRDGAVLVTAPGAESFEHDYAEGAMVTVYPGEGDGAARVTHPRTGEVTVFTVNRENDGVHVTSSGDQPFRARLAGEEPVAAQHRTAVLHPNTKE, from the coding sequence ATGAAGTTCACTGACGGGTTCTGGCACACGCGGCCGGGCGTCGAGGCCCAGTACGCCGCGGAGGCCTACGACCTCACCCCCGAGCGCTCGGCGGCGGGGGAGCAGCTGGTGATCCACGCCCCCACCGCAGTGATCGCCTCCCGGGGAAACACCCTCAATCGCGCGCTGCTCACGGTCACGCTCTCCAGCCCTCTGGAGGGGATCGTGCGGGTGCGCGTCGAGCACCATCAGGGCGCCCGCACCAGCCCGGGCTTCGACTTGGTCGGGGCCGAGGAGGGCCACGGCCGCGTGCACGTGGACGACGAGGCCGGCGAGCTGGTCACCGGGGGGCTGCGGGCCCGCGTCACCCCGGGAGCGCCGTGGAACCTCACCTTCCTCGACGGTGAGCGGGAGCTCACCCGCTCGGGCCACAAGTCGATCGGCTACATGCGGCTCGGCCCGCAGGCCCCCGTCCCGGCCGAACCCACCGGCGTCTCCGGGGTGACCGAGAACGGCCTGGCGCCCGCCCGCACCTACCTGCACACCCAGCTCGGTCTCGACGTCGGGGAGCTGGTCTATGGCCTGGGCGAACGCTTCGGGCCGCTGGTCAAGAACGGCCAGAGCGTCGAGGTGTGGAACGCCGACGGCGGCACCTCCTCGGAGCAGGCCTACAAGAACGTGCCCTTCTACCTCACCAACCGCGGCTACGGCGTGCTGGTGAACCACCCCGAGCACGTCTCCTTCGAGGTGGGCTCCGAGGCCGTGGAGCAGGTCCAGTTCTCCGTGGCGGGCGAGGCCCTGGAGTACTTCGTCATCCAGGGCCCCACCCCGGCCGAGGTCCTGGAGCGCTACACCCGCCTGACCGGCCGGCCGGCGCGCGTGCCGGCCTGGTCCTACGGCCTATGGCTCTCCACCTCCTTCACCACCGACTACGACGAAGAGACCGTCAATCGCTTCATCGACGGCATGCTGGAGCGGGACATCCCCCTGGGGGTCTTCCACTTCGACTGCTTCTGGATGCGCGAGTTCGACTGGAGCAGTTTCGAGTGGGATCCACGCACCTTCCCCGATCCCGAAGGCATGCTGGCCCGGCTGCATGACAAGGGGCTGCACACCAGCGCCTGGGTCAACCCGTACATCGCGCAGCGCTCGCCGCTCTTCGCCGAGGCCGCCCAGGCCGGGTACCTGGTCAAGCGCGCCGACGGCTCGGTGTGGCAGTGGGACATGTGGCAGGCCGGCATGGGCTTGGTGGACTTCACCAACCCCGAGGCGACCGCCTGGTACCAGGGCAAGATCCGCACCCTGCTGCGCCAGGGCATCGACGCGGTCAAGACCGATTTCGGTGAGCGCGTGCCGCTGGACGTGGTCTGGCATGACGGCTCCGACCCGGCCGTCATGCACAACTGGTACGCCCAGCTCTACAACCAGGCCGTCTTCGAGGCCATCGAGGCCGAACGCGGCGCCGGTGAGGCGGTGCTCTTCGCGCGCGCCGCCACCAGCGGCGGGCAGCGGCTGCCGGTGCACTGGGGCGGGGACAACTCCTCCACCTTCATCTCCATGGCCGAATCGCTGCGCGGTGGGTTGTCGCTGTCACTGTCCGGCTTCGGCTTCTGGAGCCACGACATCGGCGGTTTCGAGGGCAGCCCCGATCCGGCCGTGTTCAAGCGGTGGGTGGCTTTCGGCCTGTTGTCCTCACACTCGCGGCTGCACGGCTCGAAGTCCTACCGGGTGCCGTGGAGCTTCGACCGCGGCGATGAGGCCCCCGGGCAGAGCGCAGTCGAGGTCACCCGACAGTTCACCCACCTCAAACGTGAACTGATGCCCTACCTCCACCAAGCCGGCCTGGCCGCTCACGAGCACGGGACACCGGTCATGCGGCCGATGGCGCTGGCCTTCCCGGGGGATCCGGCCACCGAGAACCTCGACCGCCAGTATCTGCTCGGACCGGACCTGCTGGTGGCCCCGGTCTTCTCCGCCGTCGGCGACGTCGAGTACTACCTGCCCCACGGGGGGTGGACCCACCTGCTCACCGGGGAGCGCGCCGAGGGCGGAGCGTGGCGCCGGGAGCGCCACGACTTCGACTCCCTGCCCCTCTGGGTGCGCGACGGCGCCGTGCTCGTCACCGCCCCCGGAGCCGAGTCCTTCGAGCACGACTACGCTGAGGGAGCGATGGTCACCGTCTACCCGGGCGAGGGGGACGGAGCAGCCCGGGTCACCCATCCGAGAACCGGTGAGGTCACGGTCTTCACGGTCAACCGCGAGAACGATGGCGTCCACGTGACCTCCAGCGGCGACCAGCCCTTCCGGGCACGTCTGGCAGGCGAGGAGCCTGTGGCCGCGCAGCATCGCACCGCCGTCCTGCATCCGAACACGAAGGAGTGA